TCGACCGTGCTCTGTACCCCACCGGCTCGCTGCGCAACCCACCGTGAGTGGGGTGCCCGGCCGGGCGATCTTGTCGTCGGGTAGGGTGATGTCGTTGCCGGAGCGGTCCGGTGGCACGCGGACGTAGCGCAGCTGGTAGCGCATCACCTTGCCAAGGTGAGGGTCGCGGGTTCGAATCCCGTCGTCCGCTCGCGACCATCCCACCTCATCCCCGGGCAGGGTGGCTATCCCGGGCGATTGGCGCAGTGGGAGCGCGCTTCCTTGACACGGAAGAGGTCACTGGTTCAAACCCAGTATCGCCCACCACAACGGCTACACGTGCCAGTGCTGGGCCGCCGTCCCCCGTCGCAGCCACGCTCCGGCCGCAGATCCTCGCCTGGTACGACGACCTCGTCGTGCTGATCGGAAACCCGGTGCGCCAAGACCCGCCGTGGTGCTCGGTCGCGCGGTCGCGGTCGGCCACGTCTTCGGTGCCGCCGCCGGACTACGCGAGACGGACCGGCTGCGCGAGGTGGTCGGCGGGCGGCACCGGTGGTACGCCGTGCGCGGGTACCTGCATGGGTTCGACGGCGACCTGCCCGCCGCCGCCACGGCGTACGCCGAGGCCGCCGACCGTGCCACGAACCTGGTCGAGCGCGACCACCTGATCCGTCAGGCCGCTCGCGTGCGGGCCGCCTAGTACTGCAACGGCGGGTCGTGGCTTCGGGTGCTGATCATTCGTTGGTTGGTTGTGGTGGATGCGCGGGTGGTCGGGTCGTGGGATGCCGGGTTGGAGGAGTTGTTCTTCCGGTTCGCGCATCGGTTTGAGCGGGTGGAGCCGCGGCGGCGGGCATGGGCGTATGTGCGGGGGCTACTGGCACCGTTGGAGCGGCGTAACGGCTGGACCCTCGCGGAGCAGGCTGGGCATGTGTCGCCGGACGGGTTGCAGGGCATGTTGTGCAGCGCGGCGTGGGATCGGGACGCGGTCCGCGATGACGTGCGCGATTACGTGGTGGACCAGATCGGCGATGCGGCCGGGGTGCTCATCGCTGACGAGACGGGGTTCGTCAAGAAGGGCCGTGCGTCGGCGGGGGTCCAACGGCAGTATTCGGGTACGGCGGGCAAGACCGAGAACTGCCAGATCGGCACGTTCCTGTGCTACGCCACGCCGCGGGGTCGGGCGTTGATCGATCGGGAGTTGTACCTGCCCAAGTCGTGGACCGGTGATCGGGACCGGTGCCGGCGCTCGGCGATCCCGGACGCCGTCGGGTTCGCGACCAAGCCGCAGCAGGCGCAGGCCATGCTGGAGCGGGCGGTCACCGCGGGGGTGCCGTTTTCGTGGTTCACGGCCGATGAGGCCTACGGGCAGAACCCTGGCCTGCGGGGCTGGTTGGAGGATCGGGACATCGCGTACGTGATGGCCACCCGACGCGACGATCGGGTGCCCTCCGGGCTGCACACCACCACCGGTGTCGACGAGCTGATCGGCAGGGTGCGTGCGGGCGCGTGGCAACGACTGTCGTGTGGTGACGGCGCGCACGGGCCGCGCCGCTACGACTGGGCTCGGCTGCCGATCCGCCGCACCTTTGCCCACGGCCGCCGCGGCTGGGTCCTGGCCCGACGCTCGATCACGGATCCCGGCGACATCGCCTACTACGTCTGCTTCGGCCCCCGCGGCACCCGACTACGCGACCTGGTGCGGGTCGCCGGTAGCCGTTGGTCGGTGGAGGAATCGTTCCAGACCGCGAAGAACGAGGTCGGCCTGGACCAGTACCAGGTCCGCCGCTACGACGCCTGGTACGCCCACATCACCCTCGCGATGGCCGCCGCCGCGTTCCTCGTCGTCACCCGCGCCCTCGAAGCCGCAAAGGGGGCACCACCGCAAACGAGCGCAGCCAGATCCCGCTGAGCAGCAACGAAATCCGCCGCCTGTTCGCCCACCTCGTCCTGACCACCCGCCGTCGAGCCGACCACATCCTGCGCTGGTCCGACTTCCGCCGTCGCC
The sequence above is a segment of the Micromonospora sp. WMMA1363 genome. Coding sequences within it:
- a CDS encoding IS701 family transposase → MVGSWDAGLEELFFRFAHRFERVEPRRRAWAYVRGLLAPLERRNGWTLAEQAGHVSPDGLQGMLCSAAWDRDAVRDDVRDYVVDQIGDAAGVLIADETGFVKKGRASAGVQRQYSGTAGKTENCQIGTFLCYATPRGRALIDRELYLPKSWTGDRDRCRRSAIPDAVGFATKPQQAQAMLERAVTAGVPFSWFTADEAYGQNPGLRGWLEDRDIAYVMATRRDDRVPSGLHTTTGVDELIGRVRAGAWQRLSCGDGAHGPRRYDWARLPIRRTFAHGRRGWVLARRSITDPGDIAYYVCFGPRGTRLRDLVRVAGSRWSVEESFQTAKNEVGLDQYQVRRYDAWYAHITLAMAAAAFLVVTRALEAAKGAPPQTSAARSR